A single region of the Malus sylvestris chromosome 8, drMalSylv7.2, whole genome shotgun sequence genome encodes:
- the LOC126632750 gene encoding cytoplasmic 60S subunit biogenesis factor REI1 homolog 1-like: MSGLTCNSCNKEFLDDSEQKLHYKSEWHRYNLKRKVAGVPGVTEALFISRQAALAQEKNGLSESPMLYSCGLCGKGYRSSKAHAEHLKSRSHILRASQGASEQEEKPIIRPLPSRVVNKAPPKREANDEETDESEDEWVEFDPDEDLSKSLTDMNVDEHASEEDMDEDDDFEELDPTCCFMCDHDHDTIESCMVHMHKQHGFFIPDIEYLKDPKGLLTYLGLKVKRDFMCLYCNDRRHPFNSLEAVRKHMVAKSHCKVHYGDGDDEEEAELEEFYDYSSSYVDEAGKQLVVSGDMANSVELGSGGSELIITRRSDDGISSKTLGSREYLRYYRQKLRPSPANGVAITAALASRYRSMGLATVQSKERMVRMKVLKEMRRSGVEAMRSKMGMKSNVIRNLPKNCTY; encoded by the exons atgtcaGGGCTAACATGCAACTCTTGCAACAAGGAGTTTCTGGACGACTCGGAGCAGAAGCTCCATTACAAGTCCGAATGGCACCGCTACAATCTCAAGCGCAAG GTAGCTGGGGTTCCTGGAGTGACAGAAGCATTATTTATATCGAGACAAGCTGCACTTGCTCAGGAGAAAAACGGTTTGAGTGAAAGCCCGATGCTTTACAGTTGTGGTCTTTGTGGCAAAGGGTATAGAAGTTCTAAGGCTCATGCTGAGCACCTCAAGTCACGGAGTCACATTCTGCGGGCCTCTCAAGGGGCCAGTGAACAAGAAGAGAAGCCAATAATTAGGCCACTTCCGAGTCGTGTTGTTAACAAAGCTCCCCCGAAAAGAGAGGCAAATGATGAGGAAACtgatgaaagtgaagatgaGTGGGTGGAGTTTGATCCTGACGAAGACTTGTCAAAATCTTTGACTGATATGAATGTGGATGAGCATGCATCCGAAGAGGATATGGATGAAGATGACGACTTTGAGGAGTTGGATCCAACTTGTTGCTTTATGTGCGATCATGATCACGACACCATAGAGAGCTGCATGGTTCACATGCACAAACAACATGGATTCTTCATTCCTGATATCGAGTATTTAAAGGATCCAAAAGGCCTCCTTACTTATCTTGGTCTCAAG GTTAAAAGGGATTTCATGTGTCTGTACTGCAATGATAGGCGCCATCCTTTTAATAGTTTGGAAGCAGTTAGGAAGCATATGGTGGCAAAAAGCCACTGCAAGGTACATTACGGTGATGGTGACGATGAAGAGGAAGCTGAGTTGGAAGAGTTCTATGATTACAGCAGCAG TTATGTGGATGAGGCTGGCAAACAACTTGTAGTATCCGGTGATATGGCTAATAGCGTAGAACTTGGGAGTGGTGGTTCTGAGCTCATTATTACTAGAAGATCTGATGATGGTATATCATCCAAAACACTTGGTTCCAGGGAATACTTGCGCTATTATCGCCAGAAGCTGCGCCCATCACCTGCTAATGGTGTCGCCATTACAGCTGCATTAGCCTCAAG GTACCGAAGCATGGGATTGGCAACGGTGCAGTCAAAAGAACGAATGGTCAGGATgaaggtactgaaggaaatgagAAGATCGGGAGTGGAGGCTATGCGGAGTAAGATGGGAATGAAAAGCAACGTCATCCGCAACCTGCCCAAGAATTGCACATATTAG
- the LOC126632752 gene encoding uncharacterized protein LOC126632752 encodes MALEASNQRELQPSSFSLDDIELNINWEDVTCPICLDFPHNGVLLQCSSYEKGCRPFVCDTNHLHSNCLDRFKSAYGMSSPTKSVVSPAENTEPKASEDDCKPTCPLCRGEVNGWVVVDKARVHLDVKKRCCEVHQCKFMGSYLELQKHAQLEHPHSRPSKIDPARLLDWENFQQSSEIIDVLSTIHSEVPRGVVLGDYVIEYGDDETGDEFEDFHGDERNWWTSCILYQVFDNLRNSRNRRRSRVADTRRGNRRASYDNSNSDEGSVTSVEFPEYRADETDDEFMSTSGFSRGGSSHRSSRRRRSRFYDN; translated from the exons ATGGCCCTTGAAGCTTCTAATCAAAGAGAGCTTCAACCCAGTTCATTCAGTTTGGATGATATTGAGTTAAATATAAACTGGGAAGATGTAACTTGTCCTATATGTTTGGATTTCCCCCACAATGGTGTACTCCTTCAGTGCTCATCTTATGAGAAAGGGTGCCGTCCTTTTGTTTGCGACACAAACCACCTACACTCCAATTGTTTAGACCGCTTCAAGAGTGCATATGGTATGTCATCTCCTACAAAATCTGTTGTGAGTCCTGCAGAAAATACTGAGCCAAAGGCATCAGAAGACGATTGCAAGCCTACTTGTCCCTTGTGTAGGGGGGAAGTTAATGGGTGGGTTGTTGTTGACAAGGCTCGTGTACATCTGGATGTGAAAAAGCGTTGTTGTGAGGTGCATCAATGTAAATTTATGGGTTCGTATTTGGAATTACAAAAACATGCTCAGCTGGAGCACCCTCATTCTCGTCCTTCAAAGATTGATCCTGCTCGGCTGCTTGATTGGGAAAATTTCCAGCAGTCCTCTGAGATCATAGATGTTTTGAGCACTATACATTCAGAAGTCCCTCGTGGGGTGGTTTTAGGAGATTATGTGATTGAATATGGTGACGATGAGACTGGAGATGAGTTTGAGGACTTCCATGGGGATGAACGCAACTGGTGGACCTCCTGCATCTTATATCAGGTTTTTGATAACTTGAGGAATTCTAGAAACAGAAGAAGGTCAAGAGTTGCTGACACAAGAAGAGGAAATCGCCGAGCAAGTTATGATAATTCAAATTCTGATGAAGGTTCTGTGACATCTGTTGAATTCCCCGAGTATAGGGCAGATGAGACCGATGACGAGTTTATGAGTACAAGTGGCTTCTCCAGAGGTGGCTCTAGTCATCGCAG TTCTCGTAGACGTCGTTCTCGCTTCTATGACAATTAG